Proteins found in one Syngnathus acus chromosome 9, fSynAcu1.2, whole genome shotgun sequence genomic segment:
- the LOC119127644 gene encoding nuclear receptor subfamily 5 group A member 2-like — protein MLGDKAHGVTLKVMEYTYDDDLEELCPVCGDKVSGYHYGLLTCESCKGFFKRTVQNNKRYTCAENQECKIDKTQRKRCPFCRFQKCLNVGMRLEAVRADRMRGGRNKFGPMYKRDRALKQQKKALIRSNGFKLESAAPPSTSPLHTDYGFSGTLNSMPALPKSILPSTPGSITPTDYEANIYATPSLGMQSHVPLSGQYQYTAFPSRVIKAECPDYTSSPESLTGYAYPEMYPSASPQPPTLPPLVLEMLRCDPDELVVRNKIVSHLQQEQSTRGRLEKPSAFSLMCRMADQTLFSIVEWARSCIFFKELRVGDQMKLLHNCWSELLVLDHIFRQVQHGKGDSILLVTGQEIELASLLSQGEATLSSLVQRGQDLAVRLRLLQVDRREIACLKFLLLFNPNVKLLENQAFVEGVQEQVNEALLEYTMTTYPQFQEKFGQLVVRLPELRSLSTQAEDYLCYMHLSGEVPCNNLLIEMLHAKRACV, from the exons ATGCTGGGAGACAAGGCTCACG GTGTGACTTTGAAGGTTATGGAATACACGTATGATGACGATCTGGAAGAATTGTGTCCTGTATGTGGAGACAAGGTGTCCGGATATCACTACGGGCTGCTCACCTGTGAAAGCTGCAAG GGCTTCTTCAAAAGGACAGTGCAGAACAACAAGAGATACACGTGTGCTGAAAATCAGGAGTGTAAAATTGACAAGACTCAGAGGAAGCGATGTCCTTTCTGCCGTTTTCAAAAATGCCTCAACGTCGGTATGCGACTAGAAG CGGTGCGTGCAGACCGCATGCGTGGGGGAAGGAATAAATTTGGCCCCATGTACAAGAGGGACAGGGCCTTGAAGCAGCAGAAGAAGGCTTTGATACGCTCCAACGGCTTCAAATTGGAGAGTGCGGCCCCTCCGTCCACCTCCCCTCTCCACACCGACTACGGCTTCAGCGGCACTCTCAACAGCATGCCCGCCCTCCCCAAAAGCATCCTACCCTCCACCCCCGGCTCCATTACGCCCACAGACTACGAGGCAAACATTTATGCCACCCCATCCCTAGGTATGCAGTCCCACGTCCCCCTTAGCGGCCAGTACCAGTACACAGCCTTCCCCAGCAGGGTCATCAAAGCCGAGTGCCCCGACTACACCAGCTCGCCCGAGTCTCTCACGGGATACGCCTACCCAGAAATGTACCCCTCCGCCTCGCCGCAGCCCCCAACCCTGCCGCCGCTGGTGCTGGAGATGCTGCGCTGTGATCCGGACGAGCTGGTGGTGCGGAACAAGATCGTCTCTCATCTGCAACAGGAGCAGAGCACTCGAGGTCGGCTGGAGAAGCCCAGCGCCTTCAGCCTCATGTGTCGCATGGCAGACCAGACCCTCTTCTCCATAGTGGAATGGGCCCGCAGCTGCATCTTTTTCAAGGAGCTCAGG GTGGGGGACCAAATGAAGCTGCTGCACAACTGCTGGTCTGAACTTTTGGTCCTGGATCACATTTTTAGACAAGTGCAACATGGAAAGGGAGACAGTATCCTGCTGGTTACTGGCCAAGAG atcgAGCTGGCTTCTCTTCTGTCTCAAGGTGAGGCAACTCTGTCAAGTTTGGTCCAAAGAGGACAGGACCTTGCTGTAAGGTTGAGGCTCCTGCAGGTGGACCGTAGGGAGATTGCCTGTCTGAAATTCCTGCTCCTATTCAACCCCA AtgtgaagctgttggagaacCAGGCATTTGTGGAGGGTGTCCAGGAGCAGGTGAACGAAGCTCTGCTGGAGTACACCATGACCACTTACCCTCAATTTCAGGAGAAGTTCGGCCAGCTGGTGGTGCGACTGCCAGAGCTACGCTCCCTCAGCACACAGGCTGAGGATTATTTGTGCTACATGCATCTGAGTGGCGAGGTGCCCTGCAACAACCTGCTGATTGAGATGCTCCATGCTAAGCGAGCATGTGTGTGA